GTGTTGCTGAAAAGTGCAGTCCGGCCGCATCCGCTTCGACCGATTCGAACTCGACGTGGAGGATCGGCGGCTGCTCCGCGACGGCGCCCCGCTCGACCTCAACTCGCGCTATCTGGACGCGCTTGCGCTTCTCGTGCGCGAGAACGGCCGGCTTGTCTCGAAGGATCGCTTTCTCGACGATGTCTGGCGCGGCGTGCCGGTGACGGACGAAGCCTTGACCCAGTGCATCCGCACCTTGCGGCGCCATCTTGACGACGACGCGGCCAATCCGCGCTTCATCGAAACCGTGCCCAAACATGGCTATCGCTTCATTGCCCCGATCGATGACGTCGCCGTCGCTGCGGACAAGGTCGACAATGGCTTCTGGGCGGAGGCTGGGGCGCTGGCGGGTGCGGGGACGGTTGGCGGGGGGATTGCGGGCCTGCTCGGCGGCCTGATCTACGGTTTCGCGGCGGCGTCGCAACCGATTGCGGGGACGGGCGCGATCTCCATCATGCTGGTGCTGCTCTGCCTGTGTATCCTGGTCGCGTTGATGGGCGGTGCGGGCGTCAGTTGCGGGATCGTCGTGGCCCGCCGCTACGCGGGGCCAACATGGTACGCGATTGTCGCCGGTGGGGCGCTTGGCGGCATGGCCATCGGCGGCCTGGTCAAGCTGCTGGGCGTGGACGCATTCAACCTTCTTCTCGGCCAGTCCCTCGGCGACATCACGGGCGGGCCGGAAGGCGCGATCCTCGGCGCCTCTGTCGGCTTGGGCGTGTGGCTGGCCTTCCGCCAGGCACGACCGTCGCTGCGCCGCGAAAGCATCCTTGCCGGGATACTCGGTGCGGTGGCGGGCGTCGCGGCGATTGCAAGCGGCGGACGCCTGATGGCCGGAAGCCTTGCTTTGCTCGGCGAGAATTTTCCCGATTCGCGGCTTCAATTATTCAGCGCGA
The sequence above is drawn from the Sphingomonas lutea genome and encodes:
- a CDS encoding winged helix-turn-helix domain-containing protein, producing the protein MQSGRIRFDRFELDVEDRRLLRDGAPLDLNSRYLDALALLVRENGRLVSKDRFLDDVWRGVPVTDEALTQCIRTLRRHLDDDAANPRFIETVPKHGYRFIAPIDDVAVAADKVDNGFWAEAGALAGAGTVGGGIAGLLGGLIYGFAAASQPIAGTGAISIMLVLLCLCILVALMGGAGVSCGIVVARRYAGPTWYAIVAGGALGGMAIGGLVKLLGVDAFNLLLGQSLGDITGGPEGAILGASVGLGVWLAFRQARPSLRRESILAGILGAVAGVAAIASGGRLMAGSLALLGENFPDSRLQLFSASGFGPIGALLTGALEGGLFAACLVGAMVVARKSIDRRG